Proteins from one Pseudomonadota bacterium genomic window:
- a CDS encoding bile acid:sodium symporter yields MWKLLAAVNKKLVIAIPVMMTAGFLFGVSQDPEIVRSLRKLILPLTFLMVYPMMVTLDFKRLKDGISNFRIQISALIINFMIIPFLAYALGTFFLADRPYMALGLLLVALLPSSGMTISWTGFAKGNTGAAFNLTAIGLLAGSLAAPLYIQWLMGTRVDVDPVMMSRQILYIVFIPMIAGYLTRKMLLSRFSPTEFKEKVAPRFPALSTIGVLAIVFVALAMKASTITANPKILAAIVAPLLIFYVVNFSVSTLIGRFFFTRDDAVALVYGTVIRNLSIALAIAMNTFGSTGSDAALIITISYIIQVQSAAWFIKLADFVFVPSGH; encoded by the coding sequence CGGGATTTCTCTTTGGGGTCAGCCAGGATCCGGAAATCGTCCGGAGCCTCCGGAAACTGATCCTGCCCCTGACCTTTCTGATGGTCTACCCGATGATGGTGACCCTTGATTTCAAGCGATTGAAGGACGGGATCAGCAATTTCAGAATCCAGATCAGCGCCCTGATCATCAATTTTATGATCATCCCTTTTCTCGCTTACGCGCTCGGCACTTTTTTTCTCGCCGATCGCCCTTACATGGCCCTCGGCCTCCTGCTGGTGGCCCTGCTGCCGAGCAGCGGCATGACCATCTCCTGGACCGGGTTCGCCAAAGGCAACACCGGCGCTGCTTTTAATCTTACCGCGATCGGCCTGCTGGCGGGATCCTTGGCCGCCCCTCTCTACATTCAGTGGCTGATGGGCACCAGGGTTGATGTCGACCCGGTGATGATGAGCAGACAGATCCTCTATATAGTTTTTATCCCGATGATTGCCGGTTACCTGACCAGAAAAATGCTGCTTTCCCGATTCTCCCCGACAGAATTCAAGGAAAAGGTCGCTCCCAGGTTCCCTGCCCTCTCAACCATCGGCGTCCTTGCCATAGTTTTTGTCGCCCTGGCGATGAAGGCCTCGACCATCACCGCCAACCCGAAAATTCTCGCCGCCATCGTTGCCCCGCTCCTGATCTTCTACGTGGTGAATTTTTCAGTCAGCACCCTCATCGGCCGCTTCTTCTTTACCCGGGACGATGCGGTCGCCCTGGTCTACGGCACGGTGATCCGCAATCTTTCGATCGCCCTGGCCATCGCCATGAACACCTTCGGCAGCACCGGTTCGGATGCAGCCCTGATCATCACCATCTCCTACATCATCCAGGTACAGTCTGCCGCCTGGTTCATCAAGCTTGCCGACTTCGTTTTTGTCCCTTCCGGTCATTGA